One Mus musculus strain C57BL/6J chromosome Y, GRCm38.p6 C57BL/6J DNA segment encodes these proteins:
- the Gm20806 gene encoding uncharacterized protein LOC100039574, which translates to MTSLKKKSRRKPSSQALGNIVGCRISHGWKEGNEPVTHWKAIILGQLPTNPSLYLVKYDGIDSVYGQELHSDERILNLKVLPHKVVFPQVRDVHLAGALVGREVQHKFEGKDGSEDNWSGMVLAQVPFLQDYFYISYKKDPVLYVYQLLDDYKEGNLHIIPETPLAEARSGDDNDFLIGSWVQYTRDDGSKKFGKVVYKVLANPTVYFIKFLGDLHIYVYTLVSNIT; encoded by the coding sequence atgacatcactcaagaagaagagtaggaggaagccttcttcccaggccctggggaatattgttggctgcagaatttctcacgggtggaaggaaggtaatgagcctgtcacccattggaaggccatcattctaggtcaactgccaacaaacccttctctttatttggtgaagtatgacggaattgacagtgtctacggacaggagctccacagcgatgagaggattttaaatcttaaggtcttgcctcacaaagtagtttttcctcaggtgagggatgtccacctcgcaggcgcactggttggcagagaggtacaacacaaatttgaggggaaagatggctctgaggacaactggagtgggatggtgctagcccaggtgccattcttacaggactatttttacatttcctacaagaaggatccggtcctctacgtctatcagctcctggatgactacaaggaaggtaacctccacatcattccagagacccctctggctgaggcgagatcaggtgatgacaatgacttcttaataggttcctgggtgcagtacaccagagatgatggatccaaaaagttcggaaaggttgtttacaaagttctagccaatcctactgtgtactttatcaaatttctcggtgacctccatatctatgtctatactctggtgtcaaatatcacttaa